TCAGTTTTTGCATGTTTCTTCCGGAACCAAGACGACTTTCACGCCCTTCTTGGTGCGAAGTAGGTCCACAAACCGCAAATCGTTGTGTTCCAAAAATCTTTTCTTAACCTGTCGTCCTACAAGCATCGCATGACGTCCTTCGATAAGCATCTGGAACGTCGGCTGGTCGCCCCTGAACTTTACCTCAAACAGGAACTCGTCGATTTCTCGCCCCTTAGTAGCCCGCTCCCCGGCGGCCTTGAGCGACCTGAAAATCGCACGCTCATCGTGAGTCAGCGACTCATCCTGAACCTCTTCTTTTTCGGACAAGAACTCAGAAAGTCTTTCTGATAACTTCATATTGCGTCCTTTATCCTGTTTTTACGCATTTTTCTAAACATTCGGTTCATCGATGCCACCTTTACAAGTCCATCCGCCGTCGTCCGTATCCACTTCATCGACTCCCTAAATCTATCAAGCAACGCCGGAATAGGATTGTCAATATTATCAAGCCGAAAGGCATCCTGATACCAAAATCCCAAAGCATCCCGCGTCCATTCTACAAGCACCGATATCTTGAATTGCATATCGTCCGGCACATACATGGTCACCCTGTACCTGCCAATCAAATCGCCATCCGCATCTGGAAGCTGAGATACCATCTTCACCATGGTGCCGCCTGGAATCGTGCGCGGACTGTATATCTTCTCCCTGTACAACCGCCTCCCTGCGCTTTTTGCCAACGCCTGCATGGACCGTTTCGCAATATCCGATCTGGTTTCAACTTGCCCCATCCGATCATTACCTGAAAGTCATCTCTTTCTTCAACTTCCCGAGGTCGCCACGGAAACCTTCTATAACATCCTTCCATCGAGAAAGCTCCGCGTACATGTTGTGCGGCAAGGCATCCATGGTTGCTTTCTCAATCAATGATTTCATTCCACCAGCTCCTTGGCCACGTTCTTCTTCGTTTTTTCCTTTGCAGCCTTTGTGCCCGCGCCCACGTCCGCGATCCCCTGGCCTACGAGATACGTCCCAAGCATCGCAATCGCCGAATACACAGCCGCTTCCGATATGGGTTTTCCCAAGGCGTCATTGACTATGATCAAGAGCGCCGCCAAGATACCGACGATCAATTTCCGCGATTTTAGCTTTTCCATCGTCTACCTCCTAAGCGTACCGACCTTTGTACTTGCCGCGTACCCCCACTATCTCCATGACGCTATACAGAAACTTGACCGGATCATTCCTTATCATCCTTTGCAGCCCAACAACCACGTCATCCTCTCGTTCCCGCGCGTCCCAGTCATCCTGTTGGGAAAGAGCCCGGAGTTGATCGAACGCACTTTCTATCGCACGTCTCATCTTGGTATCAAACCCAAGAACCCCCTCCGTCTGTGCCACTTCCAATTTCTCTATTAGTTTTCGCATGGTAATTATCCTGTTCTCAAACAGCTTGGCCTCGTCACGCAGGCCCATACCCTTCATGATCTTCGCCAAGACAGATTTCTGTTTCAGCGACAACCGAAGAGGAGTCTTTCCAGTCAATCGAAACATGGACTGCAAGAATTGGTTGTTTCTATCCCGTGCATGGGCCGTAGCAATCGCCCGGACCATCGCTTCCTCTTCCGGTGTCCGATTGCGCCAAGATTGGTCCGGCATCGATCCGCGAAACTGAGACCCTTTATGGATACCCAGGTAAGACTTCCCTACAAACCAGGAATTACCCTCGTCATCGTGGGCCATGCCCCGGTCATCTACGTAGACATCTGACTCGTCAATCTGCATCTGTGTACGGAAGCCCATTAGCAAATTCGCTAATATCGTCAGCTATTTTTCTTCTGTGACCCTCGAAAACCCCCGCAAACCGTGTGCCCTTTGCACCTTGAGCCAAATACCAGAGTATACTCCCCATGAACCCAGCCAGCATCTGTACTGTCCCCTGCAACGCGCCATCTTTGACACTCCGTGAAAACCCAGAAGCTGAACCAGAAATATTACGCTCAATATCCTTTAGCGCACCGAAAAGAACCCTTTTATCGACACCATGCCCCGCCTCGTCCAAGACACTCTGTATTCGCTCGATCATCCGATTCATTGCCGCACCTCTCAGTCCACGTCGAAGTCTACCAGCATATCGATCACGAACGTGCCCGGATCGCCAGTCGTGCTCACCGTCACGTTTTTGGGGTCGAAGTCGAAATGACTCGCAATCCATTCTGCCATGGCGTCTGGGTCTTCGATGGTCCCCAGCGCGTTCACGATTATTGTCCCCTCCATATCCGCCGGGTTGAAGTCGAACTTGTCGAATGCGAACGAAATGCCCTCGAACTCCTTTGTCAGCTCGTTGACCAGATCCGTGGACGCCCATCCCTCTGTCTCGGTTTTCAGCGCGTCGTAGACCCCACCCATGAGGTCACCCACCACATCACCGAACGCTTGCTCCCCTATCTGCTTCTTGGCCTTGCGCGGTGCCTTGTGGCTCTCTCCAAGCACCTGCTTCGCAACCGAAGTCAAGGCATCCGAGACGCCGGACAGGTACTTCTTGGCCATCTCGTCGTCCGAAGACGCGGCAAGCCCCTTCAGAAGCTGAACCATCTTGAAGAAGTCCTCTTTGTCCCGGTAATCGGTATCGCGCAGCGCCTCGATGGTTCCTTTTACATCACCATCGTCGCCGTCTTCTTGCTCGACGAGCGCCGGACGCCCCGTAATCTCGTACTGAACCCCGGCCAACTCACACAGATCGTTCATGTCAAAATTCGGTCGTTTCATTCTCTATGTCTCCTGTTTTCAATCTCCCCGTCCCTGCATTCGTCTTTCTTTACGTTTGGCGTCCGACAGCTTTATGGGCTTCCAGTATTGATCCCGCTCGCAGCCAGCCCCGGCCAACTCACTCAGCGAAAAATACCCCAACTCATCGTCGCCAAGCCCCATGACGTATCCGAAGAATGTATCCTTCCCATCGAACTCCGTCGCCAGCCACGTCCCAGATCCTCGAGGATAAAAGAACTTCACCCACACCGTCGGGTCCGGGTTGTTCTCGTTCGAGTACAACGGTGGAAGCCGCTTTCGGTCAACAGATGTCAACAGCTTTTGCCAAGCCCCCTCGGATAACACGCGCTCAATTGCCTCTACTAGCTTTCCCATATTCCCTCTTAAATCGGATCAAGAGCCGTCAGTTCAGTAACGGCCTCAGGTTGAATTGTTAGCTCCGAAATACTCACATCAGGTGAATTGGCGTCAAAATCAGACGCCGATTTGTACGCC
This portion of the Dehalococcoidales bacterium genome encodes:
- a CDS encoding DUF2958 domain-containing protein produces the protein MGKLVEAIERVLSEGAWQKLLTSVDRKRLPPLYSNENNPDPTVWVKFFYPRGSGTWLATEFDGKDTFFGYVMGLGDDELGYFSLSELAGAGCERDQYWKPIKLSDAKRKERRMQGRGD